Proteins from a genomic interval of Arachis hypogaea cultivar Tifrunner chromosome 10, arahy.Tifrunner.gnm2.J5K5, whole genome shotgun sequence:
- the LOC112717970 gene encoding uncharacterized protein: MPGNDIDIYLQPLIDELKQLWNGVETYDAKKGNTFKMCVVLIWTISDFLGLGNLSGWNMHSGLSCPTCNLDAKLHQKWCFMGHQLFLNQGHKYRLYQNRFDGQVKGRDPPKKLSGTDVLRQQSNVHVSFGKSSTVTVKKDTMEHQMLRHNLNVMHIEKNVCDNVVFTILNDSGKSKDNLKARRDLQCMGIRPELWSGEGGKYPVIFAMSNSQRDVFLKTLQNVVFPDGYSSNVARCVDLQQRKLSGLKSHDCHFLMEQLLPILVKNALPSPVSNVIANLSSFFQELCGKAINSMQLAELQNHVVQILCQMKIIFPPSIFTVMVHLTVHLVDEVTLGGPIHYRWMYPIERYLGRLKQYVRNRAQPEGSIAEGYLFEEILTFYSKYLDNIETRINQPRRVDDEPVDVLHNSGGSMFPAIGKALGAVSHFELTPMKKHQAHCHVLVNYDVVVPMESTLHLKELKLLTCGPMIQARRFEAYNVNGYKFRTITKENGMKTQNSGVYVSSNTRSYASMRDNRLAVGDVPYYKKIVDIIKLNYSCSFTVVLFKCVWTDTTTSRGIKQHNLGLTSLNFSRPIHTRNREEDEPYILASEAQLVYYVDDEVAKDWSVVVHVKPRALYDMGEENEKVEVDFSS, encoded by the exons ATGCCAGGTAACGACATAGATATTTATTTGCAGCCTTTGATAGATGAGTTAAAGCAATTATGGAATGGTGTTGAAACATATGATGCCAAAAAGGGAAACACTTTCAAGATGTGTGTGGTACTGATATGGACTATCAGCGACTTTTTAGGATTGGGAAACCTATCTGGCTGGAATATGCACAGTGGGTTATCCTGTCCTACGTGTAACTTGGACGCTAAGCTACATCAAAAATGGTGCTTCATGGGCCATCAACTCTTTTTGAatcagggacacaaatacagactaTACCAGAATAGATTTGATGGTCAGGTCAAAGGTAGAGATCCACCGAAGAAGCTATCCGGAACAGATGTATTGAGGCAACAGTCTAATGTGCATGTTTCATTTGGGAAGAGTTCAACTGTGACAGTAAAAAAAGACACAATG GAGCATCAGATGTTGCGTCACAACCTCAATGTGATGCATATAGAAAAAAACGTGTGTGACAATGTGGTCTTCACTATCTTAAACGATAGCGGCAAATCAAAAGACAATCTTAAAGCTCGTAGAGATTTACAATGCATGGGTATAAGGCCTGAATTATGGTCGGGGGAAGGTGGTAAATATCCTGTAATATTTGCGATGTCAAATTCACAGAGGGATGTATTCCTGAAGACTCTGCAGAATGTGGTATTTCCAGATGGTTACTCTAGCAATGTTGCTCGTTGTGTTGATTTGCAACAACGCAAGTTATCTGGGTTGAAAAGTCATGACTGTCATTTTTTGATGGAACAATTACTCCCAATTTTGGTGAAGAATGCACTTCCGAGTCCGGTGTCCAACGTGATTGCAAATTTGTCATCATTTTTTCAAGAACTTTGTGGAAAAGCCATAAACTCTATGCAGCTTGCTGAGCTTCAGAATCATGTTGTACAAATCTTGTGTCAgatgaaaataatttttcctCCATCCATCTTCACCGTCATGGTTCACCTCACGGTGCATCTCGTTGATGAGGTTACTCTTGGTGGACCAATACATTATAGGTGGATGTATCCAATAGAAAG gtATTTAGGACGTCTGAAGCAATATGTTCGTAATAGGGCACAACCAGAAGGCTCAATTGCAGAAGGCTATTTATTTGAGGAAATCCTGACTTTCTATTCTAAGTATTTGGATAATATTGAAACTAGAATCAACCAACCAAGGCGAGTTGATGATGAGCCCGTTGATGTTCTTCATAATTCAGGGGGAAGTATGTTCCCAGCTATTGGAAAGGCATTAGGGGCTGTTTCGCATTTCGAACTCACTCCAATGAAAAAACATCAAGCTCATTGTCATGTGCTAGTCAACTACGATGTCGTG GTTCCTATGGAAAGTACGCTTCATTTGAAAGAGCTAAAGTTGCTTACGTGCGGTCCCATGATTCAGGCAAGACGTTTTGAGGCGTACAATGTTAACGGGTACAAGTTTAGAACTATCACAAAGGAAAACGGGATGAAAACACAAAATAGTGGAGTATATGTATCATCTAATACAAGAAGTTATGCAAGCATGCGTGATAATAGATTGGCTGTTGGTGATGTTCCGTATTACAAAAAAATTGTAGacataattaaattgaattacaGCTGTTCCTTCACAGTGGTATTGTTCAAATGTGTTTGGACTGATACCACTACCAGTAGAGGCATCAAACAACACAATTTGGGGCTTACTAGCCTTAATTTCTCTCGTCCAATACACACTCGTAATCGTGAAGAAGATGAACCGTACATATTGGCATCGGAAGCTCAGCTTGTATACTATGTGGATGATGAAGTAGCTAAGGATTGGAGTGTTGTGGTTCATGTGAAACCAAGGGCTTTGTATGACATgggagaagagaatgaaaaagTTGAAGTTGATTTTTCTTCATAG